A window of the Yersinia rochesterensis genome harbors these coding sequences:
- the ilvN gene encoding acetolactate synthase small subunit, whose amino-acid sequence MTAQPITPQQVISARVTLLLTVRNHPGVMSHICGLFARRAFNVDGILCMPLAGGEESRIWLQVLDDQRLQQMISQLEKLEDVLQVCRFDSEMPIFDQVEDLVANQR is encoded by the coding sequence ATGACAGCTCAACCAATAACCCCGCAGCAAGTCATTTCTGCGCGCGTCACGTTACTGCTCACCGTGCGCAACCATCCTGGAGTCATGTCCCATATTTGTGGGTTATTTGCCCGCCGCGCATTTAACGTCGATGGAATATTATGTATGCCGCTGGCCGGTGGAGAAGAGAGCCGTATCTGGTTGCAGGTCTTAGATGATCAGCGCTTACAACAAATGATAAGCCAACTGGAAAAACTCGAAGATGTGCTTCAGGTTTGCCGCTTTGACTCTGAAATGCCGATTTTTGATCAGGTTGAAGACTTAGTCGCCAATCAACGATAA